The following are from one region of the Salvia hispanica cultivar TCC Black 2014 chromosome 1, UniMelb_Shisp_WGS_1.0, whole genome shotgun sequence genome:
- the LOC125220763 gene encoding putative calcium-transporting ATPase 13, plasma membrane-type produces the protein MSAIITELLLHHHEPMHFHASINPNKKKWHKAFAKIYCSRAFLSTTAVAIVVDHNLPHLVKNKNHRQLSLLKGPHGVAAALKTNPLHGITGDAQDLAARKTAFGTNTYPFPPSKSFLHFVIEAFKDPTILILLACAALSLGFGIKEHGIKEGWYDGGSIFVAVFLVISVSAISNFRQSRQFDKLSKISSNVLVEVVRSGRRQEVSIYDVVVGDVVCLNIGDQVPADGLFIEGHSLQVDESSMTGESDIVDVDIRANPFLFSGTKVADGYGKMVVTSVGMDTLWGEMMSRISKDDTDEETPLQSRLNKLTSSIGKLGLAVAFLVLVVLMIRYFTGNTEDENGVREFNGRRTKADDVINSVVGIVAAAVTIVVVAIPEGLPLAVTLTLAYSMKRMMADQSMVRKLSACETMGSATTICTDKTGTLTMNKMVVTKFWLGKECLEEGMNVGRSVVELLREGVGLNTTGGVYASEEGVEFSGSPTEKAILSWAVAEMGMDMEEVKRGCEILHVEAFNSEKKRSGVLVKRDHEFHVHWKGAAEMILAMCSHYYDLEGEKKDLNDEERLQFNHIIQGMAASSLRCIAFAHKQSDEVNLETEKNIQEDGMILLGLVGIKDPCRPGVKKAVEDCQYAGVDVKMITGDNVFTAKAIATECGILLPGQDQDGCVVEGAEFRSYTDEERMQRVEGIRVMARSSPLDKLLMVQCLKRLGHVVAVTGDGTNDAPALKEADIGLSMGIQGTEVAKESSDIVIMDDNFASVVTVLKWGRCVYNNIQKFIQFQLTVNVAALTVNFVAAVSAGEVPLTAVQLLWVNLIMDTLGALALATERPARELMEKWPVGRHEALISNVMWRNLMAQAVYQIVVLLVLQFGGEGLFGLSEKVKNTLIFNAFVMCQVFNEFNARKLEKRNVFEGLHKNKLFVGIVGVTVVLQVVMVELLNKFADTERLNLGEWGICVGIGALSWPLAWLVKLIPVPERPFFSYVSIKRWRGA, from the coding sequence atggcacAAAGCCTTCGCCAAAATCTACTGCTCCAGAGCCTTCCTCTCCACCACCGCCGTCGCCATCGTCGTCGACCACAACCTCCCCCACCTCGTCAAGAACAAAAACCACCGCCAACTCTCCCTCCTCAAGGGCCCCCACGGCGTCGCCGCCGCCCTCAAAACAAACCCCCTCCACGGCATCACCGGCGACGCCCAAGACCTCGCCGCCCGAAAAACAGCCTTCGGCACCAACACCTACCCTTTCCCCCCATCAAAATCCTTCCTCCACTTTGTAATAGAAGCCTTCAAAGATCCCACCATCCTCATTTTACTCGCCTGCGCCGCTCTCTCCCTCGGCTTCGGCATCAAAGAGCACGGAATTAAAGAAGGCTGGTACGACGGCGGCAGCATCTTCGTGGCCGTCTTCCTCGTCATCTCCGTCTCCGCCATCAGCAACTTCAGACAGAGCAGACAGTTTGATAAACTTTCCAAAATAAGCAGTAATGTTTTAGTAGAAGTCGTTAGAAGCGGAAGGAGGCAAGAGGTGTCGATATACGACGTCGTTGTGGGCGACGTCGTGTGCTTAAACATCGGGGATCAAGTCCCTGCAGACGGCCTTTTCATCGAAGGCCACTCTCTGCAGGTGGATGAGTCTAGTATGACCGGTGAGAGTGACATCGTGGATGTCGATATTCGTGCCAatccttttctattttccgGTACGAAGGTGGCGGATGGGTACGGGAAAATGGTGGTGACGAGTGTCGGGATGGACACTCTGTGGGGGGAGATGATGAGCAGGATAAGCAAGGATGATACGGATGAGGAGACGCCGCTGCAGAGCAGGCTCAACAAGCTGACTTCATCGATTGGGAAGCTCGGGTTGGCTGTAGCGTTTCTTGTTCTTGTTGTTTTGATGATTCGTTATTTTACGGGGAACACAGAGGATGAGAATGGGGTGAGGGAGTTTAATGGGAGGAGGACTAAAGCGGATGATGTGATTAATTCTGTTGTTGGGATTGTTGCTGCTGCGGTGACGATTGTGGTGGTGGCTATACCGGAAGGTTTGCCTCTTGCTGTCACTCTGACTCTTGCTTATTCGATGAAGAGGATGATGGCTGATCAATCCATGGTGAGGAAGCTCTCGGCTTGCGAGACCATGGGCTCTGCTACTACTATCTGCACGGATAAGACGGGTACGCTGACTATGAATAAGATGGTGGTGACGAAGTTTTGGTTAGGGAAGGAGTGTTTGGAAGAGGGAATGAATGTTGGGAGGAGTGTTGTTGAGCTGCTTCGTGAGGGCGTGGGGCTTAACACGACGGGTGGTGTGTATGCGTCTGAGGAAGGGGTGGAATTCTCTGGTAGCCCTACTGAGAAGGCGATTCTGTCGTGGGCTGTGGCGGAGATGGGGATGGATATGGAGGAGGTGAAGAGGGGTTGTGAGATTCTTCATGTGGAGGCATTTAATTCTGAGAAGAAAAGGAGTGGTGTTTTGGTGAAGAGAGATCATGAATTTCATGTGCATTGGAAAGGAGCAGCTGAGATGATTCTTGCAATGTGCTCACATTACTATGATTTGGAAGGTGAGAAAAAAGATTTGAATGATGAGGAGAGATTGCAATTCAATCATATTATTCAAGGAATGGCTGCTTCTAGCCTTAGATGCATTGCATTTGCACATAAACAGAGTGATGAGGTGAATCTTGAAACAGAGAAGAATATTCAAGAAGATGGTATGATTCTACTTGGTTTAGTAGGGATTAAAGATCCATGTCGGCCGGGGGTGAAGAAGGCTGTTGAAGATTGCCAGTATGCAGGTGTGGATGTGAAGATGATCACCGGTGACAACGTGTTCACAGCCAAGGCCATAGCTACAGAGTGTGGGATACTCCTCCCGGGTCAAGACCAAGACGGATGTGTAGTTGAAGGAGCTGAGTTTCGTTCGTACACGGATGAGGAGCGGATGCAGAGGGTCGAGGGCATCCGCGTGATGGCAAGATCCTCCCCATTGGACAAGCTCCTCATGGTGCAGTGCTTGAAGAGGCTCGGCCATGTGGTGGCAGTCACGGGAGACGGGACGAACGATGCACCGGCCTTAAAAGAGGCTGACATAGGGCTGTCGATGGGGATCCAAGGCACCGAGGTGGCGAAGGAGAGCTCCGATATAGTGATCATGGATGACAACTTCGCATCAGTGGTGACAGTGCTAAAATGGGGGAGGTGTGTGTACAACAACATACAGAAGTTCATTCAGTTCCAGCTGACAGTCAACGTCGCAGCGTTGACGGTCAACTTTGTGGCGGCCGTCTCGGCCGGGGAGGTTCCTCTGACGGCGGTGCAGCTGCTGTGGGTGAACCTGATCATGGACACGCTCGGTGCGCTGGCCTTGGCCACGGAGAGGCCCGCGAGGGAGCTGATGGAGAAATGGCCCGTGGGGAGGCACGAGGCGCTGATCAGTAATGTGATGTGGAGGAACCTGATGGCTCAGGCTGTGTACCAGATTGTGGTGTTGTTGGTGCTGCAGTTTGGAGGGGAGGGTCTGTTTGGGTTGAGCGAAAAGGTGAAGAATACTTTGATATTTAATGCGTTTGTGATGTGCCAGGTGTTTAATGAGTTCAATGCAAGGAAGCTTGAGAAGAGGAATGTGTTTGAAGGGTTGCATAAGAACAAGTTGTTTGTGGGGATTGTGGGAGTGACAGTGGTTCTTCAAGTGGTGATGGTGGAGTTGTTGAATAAGTTTGCTGATACAGAGAGGCTGAATTTGGGAGAATGGGGGATTTGTGTTGGGATTGGGGCACTTTCATGGCCTCTTGCTTGGCTTGTGAAGCTTATACCAGTTCCAGAAAGGCCATTTTTCAGTTATGTTAGTATCAAGAGGTGGAGAGGTGCATGA